The region TTCATGTCCAAGTTTTACAGCCGTAGCACTGGCGACAAATTGATGATGCATTGCACTATAGAGCGCTTGTTCGTAGCCAGCTTCGCCTTTTTTTACGGTGAGCGCTCCGCCAGTAAAGGGGATGTGGAGGATGATGTTAATTTCGTTGAAAGTCATCCAGTACTTTACTTTACCCTTGTAGCGCTCAAAGATGGTGCGTACAAAGCGGGTGTAATATTCAATCAGACGGCGATCTGCCCAGCCACCATACTTGTGCGCGAGGGAAAGTGGCGTCTCAAAGTGAGTGATGGTAATGACGGGTTCGATGTCGTGTTTGATCAATTCGTCAAAGAGATCATCGTAGAATTTTAAGCCTGCTTCATTTGGTCTGGCATCGTCGCCATGGGGGAAGATACGGCTCCAGGCAATCGAGGTACGAAAGGCTTTAAAGCCCATCTCTTTGAAGAGTTTAATGTCGTCTTTGTAGCGATGGTAAAAGTCGATCGCCTCGTGGTAGGGATAAAAGGTGTTCGGGTCGATAGGATCGGTTGGATCGTTCATCATGCCGTGCGCAATCACGTCGGCAGTGGAGAGACCCTTGCCATCTTTGTTGTACGCACCTTCTACTTGGCAGGCGGCCACAGCCCCTCCCCACAGGAAATCTTTTGGAAACAATGGTTGGTTAGACATCGTATATTAGCTCCTTTGCTTAGTATATTTTTTCATACTTTTTGATAGATAGAGAAAGCACTATTTAACTTTCTCCTCATGTCCCCATGCCAGAGCTAAGATCATGGCTAAGATGGCAGTAGCTACTTGAATAATCATGGCTAAGATGGCGATAGTGAAGGAGTTGCTTGGCGCACCAAGAAAACCCGGCCAGCTTAAAATTCCACCTAGTCCAGCGGGGGTGCTAGATACTTTTAGGATGGCAGTAAGCGCGCCACTGATGGCTCCGCTAAGGGCAACGATGGGGATGAGGCGTTTGTATTTGAGCACCACACCATAGACGATAGGCTCGGTGATGCCAGCAAGAATCGCTACGCCTGTCGCAGGCCGAATAAGCGTTTGAAAATTTTGATCTTTATTGCGAATAAGTACGGCAATGGTTACACCGATTTGTGCCATGGTAGAGACCCAAAAGAGGGCCAGTAAAGAAGAAGAGCCGTACTCGGCGTATTGAATATATGTGATAGGGATAAGCGCCCAGTGTAATCCTAGGGTTACAAGGAGGAACCATGTACCGCCCAGAATTGCACCCACCAGCCATGGGGCGATGTTGAGAAAGTATTCGATAAGGTTGACAAGCCCGATGGAAAGAAAGTACATCGCAGGACCAAAGAGCATCACCACCACGGGAACAAGCACCAAGAGAATAGTGAGCGAGACGAGGATAATGGTTAAGCTTTTGGGCAATACGCGTTGGAGAAAACGCTCAAACGGGGCGAGGATAGCGACACTTACGAGTATGGGAAGCACGCTATTGGCATAGTTCATGGGGATAAAGGGAAGCCCTAAAAAGCGCTCTAATGTATTGGTTGCCATAAAATTGGTTGCCATATTGCCAATGATGGGGTGGAGGAGAATTGCGCCAAGCAGCGCACCGATGTAGGGATTGCTCCCGAGGGTTTTGGCTGCACTAAAGCCTAAAAAGATGGGGAGAAAGTAGAAGGCACTATCACTGATGGCATCTAAAAGTTGATAGGTGCCACTGGTGGTAAAGGCGTAGTTTGGTGAGGTTTTGGCGAGGATGACAACTAAAAGCGCGAGTAATCCTTTAATGATACCTGCGCCAGCCATGGCGGGTAAGAGCGGTTGGAGCGAGCCTGAAATGTAATTAAAGATGACGTCTTGGATTTTTGTGCCGGCTTGTCCTTTGTTGAGACGCGGGGTGGCATCGCTGATTTTGAGTACGTCATTGAGGTAGCGAAAGACGTCGATAACCCCAGGTCCGATGATAACTTGATACTGTCCACCACTGCGTACTACACTAAGTACGCCCTCGATGGCTTCTACGGCTTTGTCGTCCACTTGAGCGCTCTCTTTAAGCCGAAAACGCAGTCGCGTGGCGCAATGTTGCAGCCCTAAGATATACTCGGGTTTAATTTGGGTTAAGAGATCGCTGGCAATTTTTTTAGCATCCATAGACAAAAAACTCCTTTTCTGCTCTTTCTTCTACTATTATACTATGAGTTTACGCTGAATGCAAATGCTTTTTTGCATAAAATGTATGAGCGCTTGCTTTTGGGTAGATAAATTGTGTATAATGATGGAATGAAGAAGATATTTTGGTTAGTAATGGGCATGATATTGGTAGGGTGTGGTGCGCAGAGCAAGCGAGAGAAGGCGCATTATCCCTTTTTGGGCGAGCCATTGGCGATGAGTTATCTCGACTTTTTGGCGCTTGAGGAGGTGGATGCCGAACGGGTAGAGTATCTTTTTGCGGATACTCAGCGGGTGTGGTTTGCCTTGCCTGCGCATCGTTGGCAGGGAATGGACGGCGCGTTGCAGGGCATTTATCAACCTGGTGGGGCGTTTTTGGCAGATATTCGTTATGTAACGACGGGAATGGACTTTGTGGATGTCTTGGCGAAGTTGCAACGCATTTATCAACCGATCTCGGCGCACGACTATGTGATGATGGACGAAGCGATGTACGATGGGCAGTGGTTGGCTTTGACGATCGCCCGTTTTGAGAGGCGGATTGCCGATGGTCAGGTGGCGCTCTTTGTGGATGATCAATATCGCATGGAGGTCTGGAATGAGGCCTTTTTCGACCCTACCGCCAGTGAGACACCCAAAACGACAATTCTCTATCGTAAAAAAGAGTCATAAAGGAGAGAATTTCTCCTCTCCTTTATACATTATAATATAGATCTCCTATAAAATGGATGAGTGTTTATGCGCTCTGGGTCATCTCGTCGAAAAGCTCTTGCACCGAGACGATCTTTTGGATGCGGTGGGCATTTTGTCCACAAAAGAGCAACCCCTCGTCCATGCGTCCTTCGGCAGCGTGAATAAGCGCCTCGGTGATGCAGTAGGGAATGGTGCGTGGATTGCACTTAGAGAGACACTTGTAGCACTTCTTAACCGGCACGCGTCCATCTTCTAAAACCTTCTGCATAAAGGGATTAACAATCGCGCGCCCCGGCATACCCACGGGGCTCTTAATGATGGTGATATCGCTCTCTTTCGCTGTAATATAGGAGTGCTTAAAGCTCATCGGAGCATCGCACTCGTGGGTGGCGACAAAGCGTGTACCCATCTGGATACCATCGCATCCGAGCGTGAGATACTTCTTGAAATCGCTTTGATCGAAGACACCCCCGCCGAAGATAAGGGGGATCTTGCGTCCTACCTTTTCGCCGAACTCTTTCACCATCGCGATGATGTCGACTAGTTCAAGATCGAAATCGGCTTTGGTCTCAAAGTAGGTGGGAGCAAAGCCCAAGTGTCCACCAGCCATGGGGCCTTCCACCACGACAGCATCAGCAGGATAATCGAATTTGCGTAACCAATTGTTTAAAATCAATTTAGCTGCCCGCACCGAAGAGACAATCGGTGCAATTTTGGTCTTGCTTCCTTTCACAAATTCGGGCAACTCCATGGGAAGCCCCGCCCCCGAAAAGATAATGTCCGCCCCGCTCTTAACTGCCGTCTTGACGTACTCGGTATATTGATGCAGTGCCACCATCAAGTTGACCCCGATGATACCTTTTTTTGCCTTCTCCTTGGCGATGTGGATATGGCGAGTAAGTGCTTCTAGGTTGACTTTGAGAGGGTTTTTGGCAAAATCAGGCTGATCAAAACCAATTTGCGCCCCCGAAATCACCCCAATACCGCCGGCATTGGCTACCGCACTAGCAAGTCCAGAGAGGCTGACTCCTACGCCCATGCCACCCTGAATGATCGGGATAGGCACATGTAAATCACCAATTTGTAAGGGTTTATAAAACATACACAGCTCCTTTGTGTGAAAAAAATATATTAGTACGTGAATTTACTAGATACGGATATTAGTGTATATTTATTCAATAGTCTACACTTTCTTTTGAGAAGTGTCAAGCGATTGCGCATAATATCTTGATTTATTAGCAAACATCGGCTATAATAAAAGCATGAAGAGACGATTAATTACGGCAGCATTGCCTTATGTGAACAACATTCCGCATTTAGGAAATTTAATTCAAGTGCTTTCGGCCGATGTCTTTGCGCGTTATTGTCGATCTGCAGGCTTTGAGACGCTCTATATCTGTGGCACCGACGAATATGGCACCGCCACCGAGACCAAGGCGCTCAAAGAGGGCGTTACCCCACAGGCGCTTTGCGAGCGCTATCACTATGAACATCGGGGTATCTATACGTGGTTTAATATCAATTTTGATAATTTTAGTCGTACCAGTAATCCCACCCACACCAAAATTGTGCAGGATATCTTTACCCGCATCGATGAGGCGGGATATATCCACGCGCAAGAGGATGAGCAACATTATTGTCTCTCCTGCGATCGCTTTTTAGCCGATCGTTTTGTCATTGGTACGTGCGCGCATTGTGGATACAATCAAGCCCGTGGCGATCAGTGTGAGCATTGTGGTAAGGTGTTGGATACGCACGAATTAAAAGAGCCTCACTGTGAGGTTTGCGGAGAAGCTTCGCAGCTTCGTACAACACAAAATTTATACATCGATTTGCCTGCGCTTGCCGAGGGGCTAACCCAGTGGATGCAGGAGTCGAAAGCCGAGGAGTTGTGGGCTGCCAACGCCCTTGCCATGACACACAGTTGGATGCGTGATGGGCTTAAGCAACGGTGCATTACCCGCGACTTAAAGTGGGGGATTCCTGTGCCCAAGGCGGGCTTTGAGGATAAAGTCTTTTATGTTTGGTTTGATGCGCCCATCGGCTACATCTCGATGACCGCCGAGCTACGCAAAAATGATTGGCACAGCTGGTGGCAAAATCCCCAGCATGTCGAGTTAATTCAATTTATCGGTAAAGATAATATTCCTTTCCACACGGTAGTCTTCCCCTCCACGCTCTTGGCGACGGGACAGAAGTGGACGATGCTTCATCGCATGAGTTCTACGGAGTATCTTAATTATGAAAACGGAAAATTCAGTAAGACGCGTGGCGTGGGTGTCTTTGGTAACGACTGCATTGCGACGACTATCGACACCGATGTTTGGCGCTTCTATTTAATGTATATGCGCCCCGAGAAGAGTGATACGCAATTTAGCTGGAAGGGCTTTAAAGAGGTGGTCAATAGCGAGTTGGTGGGAAACTTTGGGAATTTGGTCAACCGTACGCTCTCTTTTATCCATAAATTCTATGATGGTGCGATTCCTGCTGGTGTGCGTGATGAGCCATTTTGGCAACATGTGCAAGCCCAAGAGGCGGTGATTATCGCGCACTTGGAGAAGGCGGAACTTAAAGATGCGCTCAAAGAGATTTTGGCTTTGAGCGACTTTGGGAATAAGCAATTTCAAGCAGGAGAGCCTTGGCGCACGCGTACCGAAGAGCCTGCGCGTGCCGTAAATTTGATCTTCAATTTAACTTATCTTATTTTGGATCTTGCGCGTCTCATGTTGCCATTTATCCCGATGAGTGCGCAAAAAATTGGCATTATGCTTCAAGGTGATCTCAACTGGACGCATCTTGGGCAGACTTCGGGCTTGAGTAAACTCGGAACGAGCATGCTTCTCTTTGAGATGCTCGAAGAGGAGTACATCGAAAAATTACGCCTAAAATTCGGAGGAGATCCCGTGCAAGAAGTAACCCAATCCCCCAACAAGAGTGAGTCAACGTCTGATGCGCCTGCATCTTTTGCTAGCCTTATCGACCTGCGTGTGGCAAAAGTTACCAAGGTGGAGCGCCATGCCGATGCCGACAAGCTCTATATTTTGCAACTTGACTTAGGCGATAGCCAGCGTCAAATTGTCTCCTCTATCGTACCATATTATAAAGAAGAAGAGCTTTTGGATAAGCATATTGTGGTGGTGGCAAACCTCAAAAAGAGCAAATTCCGTGGGGTGGAGAGCCTTGGTATGCTCCTTGCCGCCGAGGATGAGGCAGATAATTGTGAGGTGATCTTTACGCAAGCGCCGATGGGTAGTCGTGTGTTACCCGAGGGTGAGGCGGATCTTCCAGCCAAGGCGAATATCAAAATTGACGACTTTGATAAATTCCCCATGGAAGCGAAATCGGGCGTTGTTACGCTTACCGGGAAAAAAATGATTGCTGATGGGCATCATTTATCCACGACCAAGCTACTAAATGCAAAAATTGGCTAAAGAAAGGCGCGTGCGCCTCTTTACAAAGTGGGCTAATTTTAGTATAATAGAGTTCGTCTAATGGATATCCAAGAAAGAGTAGAGGTCAAATAGAATGTCTAGAGAGTGTGATTTTTGTGGCAAAGCAACCATTACCGGCAACAGTGTGCCACGTAAGGGTAAAAGTAAGAAACAAGGTGGTAACGGCGAGCACGTAGTACGTCGCACGGGACGCACCTTTAAACCTAATCTATTTAAAGTACGTGCTTTGGTGGCTGGTCGTCGGTCGCAGGTTAAAGTGTGTGCAAAGTGTATGAAGGCGGGTAAGGTCGTTAAAGCCTAAGGCAGACGTTTTTATGCAAATAGATGCACAATGAAAGGCCTCTTCGTGTCTTATGGACATGAGAGGTCGTTTTGTGTTTATTAGCCTTGTGCAATAAAAGGGAGTTTGTCGATGATAATATTAGAACAATTGCTTATTTTGATTGGATTTGGTCTCTTGGGGCACCTTGTCTCTTTGCTGGTGCCGTTGCCAGGCTTAATTTTGTCGATGATGTTTCTTTTTCTTGCGTTGAAATTTAAGTGGCTAAAGCCTGAGCGGGTCGGTTTATTAAGCAATCAGCTTATGGCGATCTCGGGCATGTTGTTTATTCCCATGATTGTGGGTATCTTAGAGTACTGGGAGCAAGTGCAATCGGTGATTATTCCGTTTCTATTGGTGGTAACATTAGGCACACTTGCCCCGCTGATGATCACCGGTTTTGTGTTAGAGTGGATGATTAAGCGGCAAGATGCACGAGAAGTCAGAGAGATTAAGCTGGGCAAGTGAGGGAATGATGATGGAGAAACTCATTAAAATTATTAATGAACCACTGGTTTTAGTGGGATTGACGATTGCCGTCTACTTGGCGGTGCGTTGGATGCAACGTAAAGCTAAGGGGTTGGCTCTCTTAAATTCGACGCTGTGGGGTGGCATTATCATTATTTTTCTGGTGCAATATGGTAAAGTTGACTTTACAGAATATATGTTGGCGAACAAGACGATTACATTTTTCTTGTGGCCGATGACCATCGCGCTAGGGTACTCCATGTACGAGGGCTGGGAGTTGATTAAACGTTATCCTATTCCGCTACTTGTCTCGACCTTTGTTGCGGTCATTTCGGCATTAAGTTTGGCGCAACTGGGCATTATGGCGGTGGGTCTTGAGGGTTTGGTTGCACACTCTGTTGTTCCCAAGTCGGTAACTTCTCCAATTGGTCTGCTGATTATTGATCGCATTGGTGGCATTGGTGAGCTTGCTGTCTTTGGGATCATTTGGGCGGGAGTGGTGGGGAATTTATTTGGCCCGTTTCTCTTTAAGATCCTTAAAATTGAGACACCTTTGGCGCAAGGATACGCATTAGGAGCAGTTGCCCACGTTTTGGGGATGGCTCGTGCGACTGAAATGGGTAAAGAACAAGGCGCTGCTGCCAGCGCATCCATCGGCTTTACCGGATTGCTAACCATTGTCGCGGTAGAGGTGTTATTGCGCTTAAATATCATGGCAGTTTTGTAGAAAACCCTAGATTGCTCTAGGGTTATGTATTGAACCTAATGACAACCACAGCTACCCGAGCCACAACCGCCACCGCCGCTAGAGCCCCCTGAACCACAGCCACAACCACCACCGGAACTGCTTCCAGTGCCACAACCACCGCTTCCACAACTAGAGCCACTTTCCAAGGTTTCGCCTTCGATGACTTCGAAGATACGGGTGATGATATCACGGGCTTCGAGTTGTTCACCGGCAATGACAAGCTCTTCGTCGATGATGAGGGCGGGGGTCATCTCGATATGGGAACGGGCAAAGATATCGGGAGCAAAATTCTTATCGTACTTAGTGATTGTTGCTTGCATGCCACGGGCCTCTAGGTAGGATTCTAACATGGCGGTAACTAAATCAGCGTCGCCGTCGTTTTCAAATATTTGACAAATCATCTATTTCCTCCAATAAAATTCATTTCAAACTATACACAAAGAATAACGACATTATAGCATAAAGAGATAAGAAAAGCAAATTTTTGTCAAATTTTCTCTTTTTCGTAAAAATAAGAAGGTTGTGCGCGATTTTTACGGGGTTATCTAGTTATATGATAAAAATAATGGTAATATAAGATGCCAAGATCTAGTCAAAAAGTGAATAATGTGCTAAACTTAAGAAGAGTAAACAACTCTTCATGCTAAGGAGGGTGAGATGGATAAAGATGAAGAGCTACATGAGCTTGATGCGATTATCGATCGACTTTTAGCGTGATAGCGTCGATACTAATAGTAGTATAAAATAAATTTTAGTAGGAGAGTGCAGATGAAAAAGAGCTTAACACTTATAGGTATGTTGTTAGCTGCTGGCTTCACCGCCCAAGCACAAAGCCTAGGGCCTATGCTCACTTTGGAGACACGTGTGGTGGACTCCTTTGATGGCGATGGTACCTATGCCGATGAGGGGCAGGAGAACATTCAGTGGAGTGTTGTGGGTAGTCAAAACAGTGTAGAGGATTTTCCTTTAATGACCCTTGCCAACACTTGGCCACGCGATAAGTACGGTGAGCGTCCTGAAAACGCAGAATCGTTACAGGTTTTGGCTATCAATGGTGCGTTTACTCAGCGTGGACGCAATTACATCGAGATTATCCCTACCCGCGATGGTAGTACGCCATCTCCTATCCCCCTAACAGGTGTGGTTAAGGCGATGGGTATTTGGGTGTGGGGAAGTAACTTTAACCACGACTTTATCGCGGTAGTAGAAGATTCTAATCAAGTACAACATCGTATTAACATGGGTCGCCTTAATTACATGGGATGGCGCAATCTAAGTGCAAGCATTCCTTCTAGCATCAATCAACGTAATGATACCTTCCCACTACGTCGTGAATTACGTTTGGTGAAGTTTATTGTGGAGATCAATGCTGCCGAGCGTGCGGATAATTTCTTTGTCTATCTTGATAACTTTACCACGATTAGTCAACGTCGCAATATGAGCAACTTTGATGGTATCGATTTGACTGAGCCTCGCGTGCTTGATCAAATCTGGGAAGGTCGTCCTGTAAGTACGCAGGCAGGTCAAGTAGGCACCAACAGCGCTGTTTCTGATCCAACCAAACTCCAAGAGGTACAGGTAAGCACGATGAGTGATCCTAGTGCTTGGGTTGGACGTATGTCTCGCGATAATGGTATCATTACCGTGCGTGGTCTCGAGAGCGATGGTTCTGTAGAGAAGTTGCCTCTCAATGGTGAAGATGGTGCACAAGACGAGAGTGGATTTATTCTTGGTGCGCGTGTACAATTTATTCGCCGTGCGCTTTCTCACTTTACCATTAAATCCGTGAATCCTCTGCTCATTGAGGGTGTAACCAAGACAATCAGCGTGCAGGTTGCTGGACGTAATGTTCCTCATACTTTGAGTATTGTGATTCGTGATTATGAAGGTCGCCGTCATGAGTTGGTGATGGGTAAGCTTGATTTTGCTGGTTGGAAGCAGTTGAGTGTCTCTATTCCTGAGTCTGTGGTGCAAAAAGATCGTCATTATGGACACCTTGCTGGTATCTTTGTGGAGGAGTTTATTGTTCGTGCTGACTTAGAAGAGGCGCGTGGCGTTTACCTCTTATGGTTAGACGATTTACGTGCTGTGGTTGACCTATATGGTGTAACAACCGGACGTGCAGACGATGATCCTCGTGATGAGTTGTGGTAACCAACTTCTTTTAAAGTAAATAAAAAATAGCGACCAATTGGTCGCTATTTTTTTTGTCTGGGGAGGTTTTCCTCCTTATTTAACAACAACTCTGAAGGCAAGCAACTCATTGGACATCTCATCAAGGACTTCATGAGACTCCTTTACGATGCGTAGGATTTTGCGGATGATATCGACATTCTTCTTCTCCAAGGATTCAATATCACCAATAGAGGTATTAAGTTCCGCCTCAATTTCCTCCAGTGTGGCAACGTTAGCGAGGATTTTATGGGTAACATTAATAATAGCGGTCATCTCCTGTTGGATTTGATCAGAATTCTTTTTGAGGATATCCAGAGAGCTAACAATATCTTTGGTACCACTACTCTGTTCGCGCATAGCTTCTTCAACTTGTGTGGTCTTTTCGTTAAGCTGTTGCATACCGTCGAGAATCGAGACAAAGCTGTTCTCCATCGCCCGACTTGCATCGAAAATGTTAGAGACGAGGTCGTTAACCGCTTGAAGGTTTTGCGCGCTAATGGTAAGTTGGGTACCAGAATTCATCGCCAAGATACGAATTTCACCAGCAACAACGGCAAAGCCTCGCCCCATATCGCCTGCATGAGCAGCTTCAATGGCAGCGTTCATGGCAAGGAGGTTGGTGCGTTCGGCAATGTCTTCAATAACCAAGTTAGTAGCGTTTAGACTTTCAGATTTTTCAAGAATTTGACGAATAAGCGTATCGGTTTGAATTAATTGCTCTTTACCACTGACTCCTGCTTCGCGTAGGTCGCGTGCATTTTTTGCCATGATATTAATGTTATTATTGATGGAGTTGATGTTAGCGGAGAGCTCCTCTACCGAGACTGAAGAGCTGGTAAGTGCGCGCAATTGCTCGCTGTTGCTATCTTGAATGGCGGTAAGTTGCCCAAGTTTGGTGGTAATGAGCGCTTTCATCTCGGTGCGCGTCTGTGTTTCACCTTGCACTTCGGTTTTGAGCGCGTTTACTTTTTGCTGAATGGAGTCGAAGGTCTTTTGCGTGAGCTCAATTTGGTTTAGGACACTATCTTTTGTCTGGCGCATGCCCTCAAGGGAGGATACAGAGGCACAAAGTGATTCCTTAAAGTGTTTTACTAGATGAAAGAGCTCATTGGAGACCATATTAATTTCAAGCATGGTAACCTTTGGCATTTTAATGTTGACTAAATCACCGTCGCTAAGCTTAGCAACTTGTCTTGCAAGATTATTGAAGGGATCTTTGACGAAGAGGAGAATGACGAGCATACTCAAGAGAATAGCGATGACGATAACGGCGATGGAGCTGAGAATAAAGCCTAATCGTTCTCTGGTAAAGTCGTCGAGATTACCATAAATGGTGAGAAGCCAAGGGGTGTTGGGAATAAATTTCGAGATAGTATAACGGTTGGCAGCCCCATGCATAAGGGGTTCACCTCGGGCCTCAAAAATGCGCTTCCAATCGTTTTCGGAGACTTTCATCAAGTGATCAGAGAGTTGATCCCCCACAGAATAAGATCGTCCAGTGGTTTCATTGTGGGAGCTTACAACTAAGGAACCAGTACGATCGCTGATCATCGGCCAAGCTGATTCAGATATGGCACGGCTGTAAAGCAGGGAAACTTTAAAAAAATCTTCAATGTCAAAATCTGCAATAATAATCCCAATAATCTCTCCATATTGGCTATAGACGGGGGTAAGTACGCTAAAGACGGGTACGTTTATAATGGTATCCATATAAACATCGGTAACCACTTGTTGAGAGGTATTAAGCACCTCGTTTATGCCGGGGATGTTAAGCGACTTACGAATTTGATCGCGCCCAACTTGATCTGCGTGCAACGCAATGGAATAAAAGCCACCTTCATTAAAATCTTTGAGGGTAAAGAAGGAGATATTGGTAATAGAGGGATGGTTTTTTACGGCTTTTACGGTGATGTTGGAGAGCGTATCGTAATTGTTTTCATCAAAACCGATGACAGTAAAGTGTTGCGACATTTCTGATAAGAAGCGCTTAAATTGCACCACGGAGTTGCCAATTCCCGATACTGTGTCAGAGATACCGGTGCTAGTGCGCGACATAATACGACCGGTGAGACCAGTGTTGTACATTGTAAGAAAGAGGGCAGATTGTAAAAGCGAAATAAAGACGATGAAGAGGATTAAGGTAAAGTTAGCAGAGTTACGAAAGGGCTTACGCACTTTTTTTGGCTTTTTGGTTTTTTTGATCTTCTCTTTTTTTGATGGTTCTATCATTTATTTTCCTCCGTTAGAGTGCGTCTGACTCTCATCGCTAGTGAATTTTTGGACAAAGGTGTTAATCCCTTGAATGTTTTTCGCATTAGAATTCATGATCTCAAGCGCCTTTTTGCTACTGTCACGAGTAATTTCTTCCTCGGTAGTAATGGCTCTCACCACATCGAGAAATTGTGTATTGAATTTAGATAGCTCGTTAGCATGCTTGGCAATACCAGATGCCGTAACCTTAACCAATTCAGACTTATCACGAATATCTTGCGAAGCAACCTTAAGGGATCCTAGTGCATTAACGATACTCTGTGTGCCACGACTTTGCTCATAAACAGACTCTTTAACTTGCGTACTTTGCATGTTAAGAGAGGCGATACCTTCCTCAATCTGAAGGAAATTACCATCTAGCAGACGACTTGCCTTGAAGATTTGGGTAATCAGGCTACTAACTTGGTTGAGATTTTCCGAACTAATAGCCAATTGTTCGCTTGAGTTGGTGGCCAGGGTACGAATCTCTTCTGCAACCACGGCAAAACCACGTCCCATATCCCCCGCATGAGCAGCCTCGATAGCTGCGTTCATCGCTAAGAGGTTGGTGCGCTCGGATATCTCCTCGATGACTTTGTTTGTTTCATAGAGGGTGCGAGATTTCTCCAAAATGGCACGAATAAGTTTATCCGTGGTTTGTAGCTGGCGTCGCCCCTCTTCTCCCACCACTTGAAGCTCTTTCGCACTCTCCTCAACAGCGGTCATATTCGTATCAATGGAGGTCATGTTTGCCGAGAGTTGCTCTAGGGCTACAGTTGCTTCGGAGATACGTTCGGCTTGCATGGCCGCAAGTTTACTGATAAGCTCTACGCGCTCTTCTTTAAAGGCAATGCTGGATAAGATTCCCTCTTTGAGTCCACGCGATTTATCTAAGTAGACAGGGTGCAGATGGATTTGATGGTCGACTTCTACCGTGTTCGCGTTAATGATCTCAAGGCTAGCAACGGCAGTTTTACTCTTAAGGATAAGCTCTTTGTTGTGCAGATGGAGATTCTGGACAACTTGACTAACACGATTGGTAAATTGTTGTATGGCTTGATCCACTACGTAGATTTCTTCCAAATCTCTATTAGATATATGTAGTGAAGCAAAATTGCCCTCATTCGTGTTGATAAT is a window of Entomospira culicis DNA encoding:
- a CDS encoding PTS transporter subunit EIIC, with the translated sequence MDAKKIASDLLTQIKPEYILGLQHCATRLRFRLKESAQVDDKAVEAIEGVLSVVRSGGQYQVIIGPGVIDVFRYLNDVLKISDATPRLNKGQAGTKIQDVIFNYISGSLQPLLPAMAGAGIIKGLLALLVVILAKTSPNYAFTTSGTYQLLDAISDSAFYFLPIFLGFSAAKTLGSNPYIGALLGAILLHPIIGNMATNFMATNTLERFLGLPFIPMNYANSVLPILVSVAILAPFERFLQRVLPKSLTIILVSLTILLVLVPVVVMLFGPAMYFLSIGLVNLIEYFLNIAPWLVGAILGGTWFLLVTLGLHWALIPITYIQYAEYGSSSLLALFWVSTMAQIGVTIAVLIRNKDQNFQTLIRPATGVAILAGITEPIVYGVVLKYKRLIPIVALSGAISGALTAILKVSSTPAGLGGILSWPGFLGAPSNSFTIAILAMIIQVATAILAMILALAWGHEEKVK
- a CDS encoding NAD(P)H-dependent flavin oxidoreductase, producing MFYKPLQIGDLHVPIPIIQGGMGVGVSLSGLASAVANAGGIGVISGAQIGFDQPDFAKNPLKVNLEALTRHIHIAKEKAKKGIIGVNLMVALHQYTEYVKTAVKSGADIIFSGAGLPMELPEFVKGSKTKIAPIVSSVRAAKLILNNWLRKFDYPADAVVVEGPMAGGHLGFAPTYFETKADFDLELVDIIAMVKEFGEKVGRKIPLIFGGGVFDQSDFKKYLTLGCDGIQMGTRFVATHECDAPMSFKHSYITAKESDITIIKSPVGMPGRAIVNPFMQKVLEDGRVPVKKCYKCLSKCNPRTIPYCITEALIHAAEGRMDEGLLFCGQNAHRIQKIVSVQELFDEMTQSA
- the metG gene encoding methionine--tRNA ligase produces the protein MKRRLITAALPYVNNIPHLGNLIQVLSADVFARYCRSAGFETLYICGTDEYGTATETKALKEGVTPQALCERYHYEHRGIYTWFNINFDNFSRTSNPTHTKIVQDIFTRIDEAGYIHAQEDEQHYCLSCDRFLADRFVIGTCAHCGYNQARGDQCEHCGKVLDTHELKEPHCEVCGEASQLRTTQNLYIDLPALAEGLTQWMQESKAEELWAANALAMTHSWMRDGLKQRCITRDLKWGIPVPKAGFEDKVFYVWFDAPIGYISMTAELRKNDWHSWWQNPQHVELIQFIGKDNIPFHTVVFPSTLLATGQKWTMLHRMSSTEYLNYENGKFSKTRGVGVFGNDCIATTIDTDVWRFYLMYMRPEKSDTQFSWKGFKEVVNSELVGNFGNLVNRTLSFIHKFYDGAIPAGVRDEPFWQHVQAQEAVIIAHLEKAELKDALKEILALSDFGNKQFQAGEPWRTRTEEPARAVNLIFNLTYLILDLARLMLPFIPMSAQKIGIMLQGDLNWTHLGQTSGLSKLGTSMLLFEMLEEEYIEKLRLKFGGDPVQEVTQSPNKSESTSDAPASFASLIDLRVAKVTKVERHADADKLYILQLDLGDSQRQIVSSIVPYYKEEELLDKHIVVVANLKKSKFRGVESLGMLLAAEDEADNCEVIFTQAPMGSRVLPEGEADLPAKANIKIDDFDKFPMEAKSGVVTLTGKKMIADGHHLSTTKLLNAKIG
- the rpmB gene encoding 50S ribosomal protein L28; translated protein: MSRECDFCGKATITGNSVPRKGKSKKQGGNGEHVVRRTGRTFKPNLFKVRALVAGRRSQVKVCAKCMKAGKVVKA
- a CDS encoding CidA/LrgA family protein, whose translation is MIILEQLLILIGFGLLGHLVSLLVPLPGLILSMMFLFLALKFKWLKPERVGLLSNQLMAISGMLFIPMIVGILEYWEQVQSVIIPFLLVVTLGTLAPLMITGFVLEWMIKRQDAREVREIKLGK
- a CDS encoding LrgB family protein; translation: MHEKSERLSWASEGMMMEKLIKIINEPLVLVGLTIAVYLAVRWMQRKAKGLALLNSTLWGGIIIIFLVQYGKVDFTEYMLANKTITFFLWPMTIALGYSMYEGWELIKRYPIPLLVSTFVAVISALSLAQLGIMAVGLEGLVAHSVVPKSVTSPIGLLIIDRIGGIGELAVFGIIWAGVVGNLFGPFLFKILKIETPLAQGYALGAVAHVLGMARATEMGKEQGAAASASIGFTGLLTIVAVEVLLRLNIMAVL
- a CDS encoding thioredoxin family protein, with translation MICQIFENDGDADLVTAMLESYLEARGMQATITKYDKNFAPDIFARSHIEMTPALIIDEELVIAGEQLEARDIITRIFEVIEGETLESGSSCGSGGCGTGSSSGGGCGCGSGGSSGGGGCGSGSCGCH